In Desulfobulbaceae bacterium, the following are encoded in one genomic region:
- a CDS encoding carboxypeptidase regulatory-like domain-containing protein, whose protein sequence is MWQHIVLLFCLGITTPASATIIEGIVLDDKGPATASVIAYRSFSELHLKANGIISSKGPKPGQYKLDLAPGKYYLVAQDSNHTPPLFGYHGLNPITIGDCYQWIPFFVLPELPVQCEPGFQGISGAVLYKGAPITHGSVSAYTSDDEPFRGMGVLTNSIGEDGKFWFELPPGSYVIVARQRQDDTAIGPLKQGDLFCYSAANPIKINPANTCEVNLHCYPRDDMDHYLAQGADDPRGKRKAARRDASLQSVSMQEAGTQTSDKDPLAIIAGRVTDIYGVPMPSLVVSAYPADDLPLFQMYVLRFKSEFLTKTDKKGFFRLETKPGSYYLVAREKVGDAPNVGEHFGLFEESVNHNLSVQSGETKNGIQLIVEPIMP, encoded by the coding sequence GTGTGGCAACACATCGTCTTGCTTTTCTGCCTCGGAATCACGACTCCGGCCTCAGCAACCATTATCGAAGGGATCGTCCTAGACGACAAGGGGCCTGCCACAGCCTCAGTCATTGCCTACCGATCATTTTCTGAGCTGCATCTAAAAGCAAATGGCATCATATCCTCAAAAGGCCCCAAACCAGGGCAATACAAACTCGACCTCGCACCTGGCAAGTATTACCTGGTCGCCCAAGACAGCAACCATACTCCTCCGCTTTTTGGCTATCATGGGCTCAACCCCATTACCATAGGTGACTGCTATCAATGGATTCCCTTTTTCGTACTTCCTGAACTCCCCGTTCAGTGTGAACCAGGATTTCAAGGAATAAGCGGGGCTGTTCTCTACAAAGGTGCACCGATCACCCACGGCAGCGTTTCGGCTTACACCTCTGACGACGAACCTTTCCGGGGTATGGGGGTATTGACCAACAGCATCGGCGAGGATGGCAAATTCTGGTTCGAGCTACCCCCTGGAAGCTATGTAATCGTTGCCCGTCAGCGGCAGGATGACACAGCAATCGGTCCCCTTAAGCAGGGAGATCTCTTCTGCTACTCAGCGGCCAATCCCATAAAGATCAACCCTGCCAACACCTGCGAGGTCAACCTCCACTGCTACCCGCGCGATGACATGGATCACTATCTTGCCCAAGGGGCAGATGACCCTCGCGGCAAACGCAAGGCAGCACGTCGTGACGCTTCCTTACAAAGTGTATCCATGCAAGAGGCTGGCACCCAAACATCGGATAAGGACCCGCTGGCAATCATTGCCGGACGGGTTACGGACATCTACGGAGTCCCCATGCCGAGCTTGGTGGTTTCCGCCTATCCAGCCGACGACCTCCCACTCTTTCAAATGTATGTACTCCGCTTTAAATCGGAATTTCTAACCAAGACCGACAAGAAAGGATTCTTCCGACTAGAGACAAAACCAGGTTCATATTATCTTGTTGCCCGAGAAAAAGTTGGCGATGCCCCTAACGTTGGCGAGCATTTCGGTCTTTTTGAAGAGAGCGTCAACCATAATCTCTCCGTCCAAAGCGGTGAAACTAAAAATGGCATTCAACTCATCGTGGAGCCGATAATGCCATGA
- a CDS encoding adenylosuccinate lyase family protein produces MPSHPIDFNIQAHLFSTPEGLALFDEKKRFQRWLDFEGALAAAQGELGIIPPEAAAMIQAKALIEHLDMEAVRQDYTTNRNSLVPIVKALRKACGPYADFVHHGATTQDVIDTGQALELKEVITLVERDLNQIKDRLITLASQYRDLPMIGRTHSQQAIPISLGLKFAVWLLEISRHLDRLQALKPRVLTGQLGGAVGTMAALGRQGREIAELTMKKLGLQKSVAPWHTARDTCAETGALLAMMATTSAKIANEIFQLGKTEIMELREPSPSGKQAGSSTMPHKRNPVLCERIVVLSSHVRAMSQILTEAMLHENERDPRALWSEWLAMPQACIYTMTALHYLKTIISDLEIFPERMRANLHLHKEHIASEWLLFTLTPILGKTSAHTKVSAYIEQSNVTGKSLRELISGDPALSSEITRIDLTMLDHPEQYLGLAPEIVDDAIREVTHKGM; encoded by the coding sequence ATGCCCTCCCACCCAATAGATTTCAACATCCAGGCCCATCTCTTTTCTACTCCCGAAGGGCTTGCTCTTTTTGACGAAAAAAAACGCTTCCAGCGCTGGCTTGACTTTGAAGGAGCTCTGGCTGCCGCGCAAGGAGAACTGGGAATCATCCCCCCCGAAGCAGCGGCAATGATTCAGGCCAAGGCCTTGATCGAACACTTAGATATGGAGGCTGTGCGCCAAGACTACACGACAAACCGAAATTCCCTGGTCCCAATCGTCAAAGCCCTGCGCAAAGCCTGCGGCCCCTATGCCGATTTTGTCCATCACGGCGCAACAACTCAAGATGTGATTGATACTGGACAGGCGCTTGAACTCAAAGAAGTTATAACCCTTGTTGAACGAGATCTGAACCAAATCAAGGATCGCCTTATTACCTTAGCCTCTCAATACCGTGACCTGCCGATGATTGGCCGCACCCACAGCCAACAGGCTATCCCGATCAGCCTGGGGCTTAAATTTGCGGTGTGGTTATTGGAGATCAGCCGCCATCTTGACCGACTCCAAGCCCTGAAGCCGAGGGTCCTGACCGGACAACTGGGGGGCGCTGTCGGAACTATGGCCGCTCTTGGTCGGCAGGGACGAGAAATCGCAGAACTCACCATGAAAAAACTCGGGCTACAGAAAAGCGTTGCTCCATGGCATACCGCCCGGGATACCTGCGCTGAGACAGGGGCGCTTCTTGCCATGATGGCTACGACTTCAGCAAAAATTGCCAATGAAATTTTCCAACTCGGAAAAACCGAGATCATGGAATTACGGGAACCTTCGCCAAGCGGTAAACAGGCCGGCAGCAGTACCATGCCGCACAAACGAAACCCTGTTCTCTGTGAAAGAATTGTGGTATTATCAAGTCATGTCAGAGCTATGTCTCAGATCTTAACAGAAGCCATGCTGCATGAAAATGAACGAGACCCCCGGGCCTTGTGGTCAGAATGGTTGGCTATGCCCCAAGCCTGCATTTACACCATGACAGCGCTCCATTACTTAAAAACAATTATCTCTGACCTGGAAATTTTCCCTGAACGTATGCGGGCAAATCTACACCTGCACAAAGAACATATCGCCTCTGAATGGCTGCTGTTCACCCTGACCCCAATCCTTGGCAAGACTTCCGCGCATACCAAAGTCAGCGCGTATATCGAACAATCCAACGTCACCGGCAAATCCCTGCGAGAACTCATCTCAGGAGACCCGGCGCTTTCTTCCGAGATCACAAGGATCGACCTCACCATGCTTGATCACCCGGAACAGTATCTCGGCCTTGCCCCAGAGATCGTCGATGACGCAATCCGTGAAGTCACTCATAAAGGGATGTGA
- a CDS encoding right-handed parallel beta-helix repeat-containing protein, whose product MSNKPYAAAPPRQTTRQIAHSIMATLIAILISTEVLAAGEISTLNDSILREDTTWSGTVLIDGVVVVGRRAILTIKPGTTILFKRRDTNLDGIGDSELRVLGGLKATGTPGQPIIFKSAEVKPAPKDWSYVLIFTSGKMSILDYCQFHDAFSGLQVHFSTALVSNCLFSSNNEGIRFGRAKLKMRHCQITNNGIGVRFTRMEGPVEIQRNDINNNQVGIFLVPSGQNIVDFFEPGRTGKPWNEGHLDISFNNINANHDYNLKLGAKQLWDLKVSNNWWGTSSAATAHQQIFDQQRDQELGRAIIEPLASAPVPETGIKKTPLTRP is encoded by the coding sequence ATGAGTAATAAACCCTACGCAGCAGCCCCCCCCCGGCAGACCACAAGGCAGATTGCCCATAGCATTATGGCCACCCTTATCGCCATTTTGATCAGCACAGAAGTGTTAGCCGCAGGTGAAATTTCTACCTTAAACGATAGTATTCTTCGTGAAGATACGACATGGAGTGGAACCGTACTCATTGATGGAGTTGTCGTCGTTGGCCGCAGAGCTATCCTGACCATCAAGCCGGGCACCACCATTCTCTTCAAGCGCAGGGACACAAACCTCGATGGAATAGGGGATTCCGAACTTCGAGTCTTGGGAGGACTTAAGGCCACCGGAACCCCCGGCCAACCCATCATCTTTAAATCAGCCGAAGTCAAACCTGCCCCCAAGGATTGGTCATATGTGCTCATTTTCACGTCAGGAAAAATGAGCATCCTGGACTACTGCCAATTCCACGACGCCTTCTCCGGCCTGCAAGTCCATTTTTCCACAGCATTAGTCTCCAACTGCCTGTTCAGCAGCAACAATGAGGGCATTCGTTTCGGTCGGGCAAAACTCAAGATGCGCCATTGCCAGATCACCAACAATGGCATAGGAGTCCGTTTCACTCGCATGGAGGGTCCTGTTGAAATTCAGCGCAACGATATCAACAACAATCAGGTTGGAATATTTCTCGTTCCATCCGGGCAAAACATTGTTGACTTCTTCGAGCCTGGACGCACAGGCAAACCATGGAACGAAGGACACCTTGACATTTCATTCAACAACATCAATGCTAACCATGACTACAATCTTAAACTCGGAGCAAAGCAACTCTGGGATTTAAAAGTCTCTAATAACTGGTGGGGTACATCAAGCGCAGCCACGGCCCATCAACAGATATTTGATCAGCAACGAGACCAGGAGCTTGGCCGTGCGATCATTGAGCCCCTGGCCAGCGCCCCCGTACCTGAAACCGGAATCAAGAAAACACCCCTAACTCGCCCATGA
- a CDS encoding Glu/Leu/Phe/Val dehydrogenase — translation MTSNIAHHTITVVEYSDPIEHFKGWLVIDGGEHSLCAGGMRVQQNLTCEHVMAMAKNMTMKMRICGLPIDGAKCGIDYHPDAPGKLQAMTRFMAAIKPYIEDRYSMGPDLNTSMDELESIARELNIPSVKMAIAKAQGITLRAFLDRYEILSHKAIGDWPLGRLRAGFGVAMAALAALDFMSIPPQGARIAIQGFGNLAKAAIVALTDAGAIITAIGDAKKCVLGHNHQPLPVHLYLDEQGTLLPEITSNDSVKIEPKETITTCECDLLILAAIEGVITRTNADQIKAKVVIPGANLAITPDGEEALFARRIIALPSFVAGCGGSLSMNGLFGPAEKPQTRQVLDYIASAMTQMVDKILNKSHSNAINPTKAAEMLCRDTLAPPRLKPYSLG, via the coding sequence ATGACCAGTAACATTGCGCACCACACAATAACAGTCGTTGAATACTCCGACCCTATTGAGCACTTCAAAGGCTGGCTGGTAATCGATGGCGGGGAACACTCTCTCTGCGCTGGCGGCATGCGTGTCCAGCAAAACCTCACCTGTGAGCATGTCATGGCCATGGCCAAGAACATGACCATGAAGATGCGAATCTGCGGCCTGCCGATTGACGGGGCCAAATGCGGGATTGACTACCACCCCGACGCCCCGGGCAAACTTCAAGCAATGACCAGGTTCATGGCTGCCATCAAACCCTACATCGAAGATCGGTACTCCATGGGCCCAGACCTGAACACCAGCATGGATGAATTAGAATCCATTGCTCGCGAGCTGAACATCCCCTCAGTAAAAATGGCAATTGCTAAAGCCCAAGGAATCACCCTCCGCGCATTCCTTGACCGCTACGAGATTCTCAGCCACAAGGCCATTGGTGATTGGCCCCTCGGCCGACTAAGAGCCGGGTTCGGAGTAGCCATGGCAGCGCTTGCCGCCTTGGATTTCATGTCAATTCCACCCCAAGGCGCACGTATTGCCATCCAGGGGTTCGGCAACCTGGCCAAAGCCGCCATCGTTGCCCTAACCGATGCTGGAGCGATAATTACAGCCATTGGGGATGCAAAAAAATGCGTGCTCGGCCATAACCATCAACCGCTGCCAGTCCACCTCTATCTAGACGAACAAGGAACTCTCCTGCCTGAAATTACCAGCAATGATAGCGTCAAGATCGAGCCCAAAGAGACAATTACAACCTGCGAATGCGATTTGTTGATTCTTGCGGCGATAGAGGGCGTCATCACACGCACAAACGCGGACCAAATCAAGGCGAAAGTAGTTATCCCCGGAGCAAACCTTGCCATTACGCCTGACGGAGAAGAGGCCCTTTTTGCCCGCAGGATAATCGCCCTTCCCTCCTTTGTTGCCGGTTGCGGAGGATCGCTGTCGATGAACGGCCTGTTCGGACCAGCAGAAAAGCCCCAGACTCGACAGGTACTCGATTACATTGCCAGCGCCATGACCCAGATGGTGGACAAGATCCTCAACAAGAGTCACTCGAACGCTATCAATCCAACCAAAGCTGCTGAGATGCTATGCCGCGACACCTTGGCGCCCCCTCGGCTAAAACCGTATTCTCTAGGATGA
- a CDS encoding adenylosuccinate lyase family protein translates to MPHCHLASHIIDSRFFANGYSTNEARQVFCDFRRMQRWLDVEAALAQCQAELGIISRPIADAISRTARIELLNITAITSGIATTGHSLIPLLKEWQRVTDQTAGQFIHYGATTQDIQDTAQSLELKEITTIISRDLREIIDLIAVLADKHRSLVTVGRSHGQHALPTTMGLKMAGWLDETLRNYTRLTTCLPRLLVAQLFGGVGTMDALSSHGLVLLDRFAATLGLSAPLSCWHSSRDRTVEFVSILALITGGLGRIANEICQLARNEIDELAEPFVFGQIGSTTMPHKKNPELCEQVVVLSRLVKGNASTLFDSLCNEHERDYRAVRLEWVALTEASIFSCAALRMMKTILGGLTINHDRIKENLDRFSVLISTEALMFRLGEKIGKQSAHTIIYDASLGCDGCDPNGLIDRLMAHPDVNHHFCREDLEKAVDPSIHIGLSGQIIDQVLVEARTLPQTPKPQLSPCQIRIE, encoded by the coding sequence ATGCCACACTGTCACCTAGCAAGTCATATCATTGACTCTCGTTTTTTTGCCAATGGTTATAGTACCAATGAGGCCCGCCAGGTTTTCTGCGACTTCAGGCGCATGCAGCGCTGGCTCGATGTGGAAGCAGCTCTGGCTCAATGCCAGGCTGAACTCGGGATCATCTCTCGACCAATTGCCGATGCCATCTCCCGCACGGCCCGGATTGAGTTGCTGAATATTACTGCCATCACTTCCGGGATTGCCACCACCGGCCACTCGCTTATCCCCTTACTGAAAGAATGGCAAAGAGTCACCGACCAAACCGCCGGTCAATTCATCCACTACGGAGCAACCACCCAAGACATCCAGGACACCGCTCAATCCCTGGAATTAAAAGAGATTACGACCATTATCTCCCGTGACCTTCGAGAAATTATCGATCTGATCGCAGTTCTAGCGGATAAGCATCGGTCATTAGTCACTGTCGGCAGGAGTCACGGCCAACACGCACTTCCCACCACCATGGGCCTGAAAATGGCCGGCTGGCTTGATGAGACCCTCCGCAATTATACCCGCCTGACAACTTGCCTGCCCCGGCTCCTTGTCGCTCAACTCTTTGGTGGCGTAGGCACCATGGACGCGCTCTCAAGCCATGGGCTTGTCCTTCTCGATCGATTTGCCGCAACACTCGGCCTCTCAGCTCCTCTCTCCTGCTGGCACAGCAGTAGAGATCGAACCGTGGAGTTTGTCAGTATCCTGGCATTGATCACAGGAGGTCTTGGACGAATTGCCAATGAAATCTGCCAATTAGCCCGTAATGAAATTGACGAACTAGCGGAACCATTTGTCTTTGGTCAAATCGGCAGCACGACCATGCCCCACAAAAAAAACCCCGAACTCTGTGAACAGGTCGTGGTTCTCTCCCGTTTAGTCAAAGGCAACGCCTCAACTCTCTTCGACTCCCTCTGCAACGAGCACGAACGAGATTATCGGGCTGTCCGTTTAGAGTGGGTGGCTTTGACCGAAGCTTCAATTTTCAGCTGCGCCGCGTTGCGGATGATGAAGACCATCCTTGGAGGATTAACCATCAATCACGACAGAATCAAAGAGAATCTCGACAGATTTTCGGTCCTGATCTCCACTGAAGCGCTGATGTTTCGGCTTGGTGAAAAAATCGGCAAGCAGTCTGCCCACACTATAATATATGATGCATCGCTAGGTTGTGACGGGTGTGACCCCAATGGCTTGATCGACCGATTAATGGCCCACCCAGATGTCAATCATCACTTCTGCCGTGAAGATCTTGAAAAGGCTGTTGATCCATCCATTCACATCGGTCTGTCTGGACAAATTATTGATCAGGTACTCGTTGAAGCCCGAACCCTCCCCCAAACACCCAAACCCCAACTATCCCCCTGCCAGATCCGCATCGAGTGA